The DNA region CCCCGACGTAGGCGATCCGCTTGCCATAGGCCCGGAGGATTGGCTCCGCCCGGGCAAAATCTGATTCCGCTCCCCCGCAAAAAATCGTCAAAGTCCCGTTCTGGGCTCCCATTGAACCGCCGGTGATGGGGGCGTCAACAAAGCCGATCCCTTTTTCCGCACACTGCTCATGGATTTTGCGGGCTCCCGACGGGGAGATCGTGCTGTGGTCGATGAGCAAGCCACCTTCGGGCATAGATCCGAGGAGGACATGCACGATTGCGGCCACATCTTCTGTCCTTCCCAAGCACAGGCAAACGATTGGGCAAGCGGATGCCATTTCGTGCAGGTCGGCCGCAACTCGGGCTCCACAGGAAACCGCGTGCGCCTCTTTGCCCGGAGTCCGGTTCCACACCCACGTGGGGGTGCCAGTCGTGGCAAGGTGGCCCGCCATGGGCGAACCCATGGTTCCCAGTCCGACGAACCCCACCGCATGGCGATCCATGACCGCCTGTTTTACCCTTAAGCTCGCCCCGGTGCCCTCGGATCGGCAAGGGTATCTTTAACGCGATCCCATGAGCGAAAACGAAGGGCAAACCACACCCCAAGACACTCCCCGGGTAGATGTTTCCGAACCCCAGGCCGAAGCACTGGGAGACTCCGAATCCGCTGAGACCGTCGATCCCCGAGACATCCTGATTGCCGGTTTGAAAGAGGAGCTCAAGCGGACCTCCGACGACTTGCTCCGCCAGCTCGCCGAGGCGCAAAACATCCAGCGCCGGTTAAAGCAGCAAATGGACCAAGACCGCAAGTACGCAGTGGAAGGATTGATCCGCAACCTGATTCCCGTCCTCGATAATTTCGACCGGTCTATCGCCGCCGCCGAACAAGGGGCCAGCCCAGAAGCCGTCATTGACGGGATACGGGCCATGCACAAGAGCCTCCAGCGAGCATTAGAGCCCGTCGGGTTGATCAGGATCACGGCCGTAGGGCTCCCCTTTGACCCCGAACGCCACGAGGCGTTGGCAACCGTCGAAACCAGCGATGTGCCGCCAGAAACCGTTACGGATGAAATCGAGCCGGGCTACATTCTGGCCGACCGCGTTGTGCGGCCCGCACGGGTTCGGGTGAGCCGGGCCCCCGGGGAAGGTTAGGCATGGGCAGTTTGTTCGGTACAGACGGCGTGCGGGGCGTGGCCAACCACAAGCTGACGCCGGAAATCGCCTTCCAGATCGGTCAGGCGGCGGGGGTCTGGCTCAAGTCGCAACCCAACCTGCACCACCGTGTGGCGATCGGTCGAGACACGCGGCGCAGCGGGCCAATGCTGGGCGCTGCCCTTGCCTCCGGGTTTTGCAGCGCCGGAATCGATGCCGCCACCCTCGGCTTCTTCCCAACCGGGGGCGTGAGTTATGTCACCCGGACGGGGGATTACGGCATGGGAGCTGTGATTTCGGCAAGCCACAATCCTGCCCCGGACAACGGCATCAAGCTGATCGCCCATAGCGGCACCAAGGTGCCTGCGGAAGTCGAGGCATTTGTCGAATCGCACCTGGGGGCCGAATTGCCGACTCGGCCGGTCGGTGCAGACCTCGGGATGCTTGCCCCGGCAGCCGGCGAAGCCGAACGGTATTTGCAATGGCTGGGCTCTCTGGTTCCCGAACGCCTTGATGGCCTCAAAATTGCCGTCGATGCGGCCAACGGTGCGGCGTTTGAACTCGGGGCGCGGTTGTTCCGGGACCTGGGGGCCGAAGTGGTCTCTGCCGGCGACCAGCCAGACGGCATGAACATTAATTCCGGTTGCGGGGCGACCCACCCGGCCTTCATCCAGGAGTTGGCAAAATCTCACCGGTGCGACCTAGGGATCGCCTTTGACGGAGATGCCGATCGGGCCGTTTTCGCCGATTCGCAGGGCCGGTTGATCAACGGGGACCGGACGATGGCGATCTGGTGTGCCCACCAAATGAAGCACGGGGAGCTTTCGCCTGCCTTGGTGGTCGGCACCGTGATGTCGAATGGCGGCTTTGAATCCTACATGCGTTCACAAGGGATCCAGCTGATCCGGGTGGATGTCGGAGACAAGTACGTTGCGGCAAAACTACGCGAGACCGGTGGGAAGGTCGGAGGCGAACAGAGCGGCCACATCATCTTCTCGGACCATGTCCCGACTGGGGACGGCTTGGTCACAGCCTTGATGCTGGCCAAAGTCCTCCGGAATCAAGGCAAGTCAGCCGCCGAACTTTACGATAGTTTCGAAAACTGGCCCCAGATATTGGTCAATTTGGAGGTCGAGAGGAAGGAGGGGTGGGACTCCAACTCGGTCATCCAGGGCAAGATTTCGGAAGCCGAATCTGCCTTGGCCGGGCATGGGCGTGTTAATGTCCGCGCCAGCGGCACCCAGCCGATCCTCCGCGTCATGGTCGAATCCTCGGATTGCCGCGACCGCGACCACGCCGCGGGGCTCATCACCGATGCCATCCTTGCCGAGTTGGGGGGAACCGTGTATAGCCGAGTAGACTTGACCCATGCTTTGGGCGATTGACATCGGCAACACCCAGGTCAACGTCGGGGTTCATGACGGTACGCGGTGGTTGGCCAGTTGGCGGCACGAAACCGACCATCAACGCACTGAAGACGAGATTGCCGGGCTGCTGTTCCCGCTGGCGCAATTCGCCGGCATCGCCTTTTCCGATTGCTGCTCGGTCGTTGTTGGCAGCGTCGTCCCCCCTGTCGATGTAAATTGGCACCGGTTCGCCCTCAAATACCTTGGGTGCGAGGCCCGGTTCCTGCGGGGCGGGGATCAGGTCGGTTTGAAGGTGGATTACGACCCGCCCCGGGCTGTTGGGGCCGACCGGATCGCCAATGCGCTTGGGGCTTTGGCCCGCCTGCAGCCGCCATTGGTCGTGGTCGACTTTGGGACGGCGACCACCTTCGACTGCGTTGACCGGTCGGGAGCCTACACCGGCGGAGCAATCATGCCCGGTTTGATGGTGAGCCTGGATTCGTTGGTTGGCCGGACAGCCAAACTCCCGGCGGTAGCCATCGAAGCTCCGAACCGCACAGTGGGGAAGAACACTGTAGAATCGTTGCAAAGCGGCGTTGTCCTGGGTTACGCCGAGGCGATAGACGGGTTGATCCGGCGGATTCGGGCCGAGCTAGGCGACCCGTGCCCCGCAGTGGCCACCGGCGGACTTGGGCAAACTTTTGTCGGCCTTTGTCAGGAGATTTCTGAATACGATCCGACCTTGACCCTGGAAGGGTTGAGAATCGCGGCCGGCAAGATGGCCTAATCGCCGATCCGGGCGATCAAAGCCTTCATTTCGGCATCAAACCGCGAAGGCTCGCGGACAACGCGTTGGCCAAAATAGGTGAGCCCCAGATTGAATCGGATGCCGCTGACTTTGGCCCTGCGGGCATATTTGTTGACTTTGCCGGCTACGATCCAATCGGCGAGCCGGTCGTCGTGTGGTTCCGGAACGCAATAGGTGGTTGCCAGCCTTGTCCACCGGTCGACCGGCTGGATGTGGATCCGGTCGGCGGGGTTGACCTTCGCCTCCAGTCCATAAATCAAAACCAGGTCCCGCAGGAATGTGGAGGTGCTTTTGGGGCCGACCCCGCGGATATCGACAATCCGGTTGAACTGGGGCTCAATGTTGCTCGTTTGCTCAATGCCGTCGGCGACCCATCCGCAGATCGACCCGCACCCGTCGAGGGCGAAGATTTCCTGTGCCAGTTCGGGGATGCCCTGGACGATGCCCCGGTTCTGGCTCTCATTGGGTTTTATGGCCCGCCTTTCGCACTGGACGATGAACGCATCCCACAGGGCAACGCCGTCTCCGGCGGTCAGCAGCTCATCGATCGGCGTGGATTCTAAGACTTGATCCAGGGCGCGCAATGTGGTCCGGGCGTAAAGGTCGCGGTCTTTTCCCCGCCTTGCATAGGCATAGGCCCCCAAAAACACCCGGATCGAGGCCTCTGGTTCATCCAAAACCTCAACCCAATCCTCAAGGCTTTCCGCGGTTTTGCCGGTTGACTTTTCCAGTTGGGGGATCAGGAATGTGGCCAGGTATTTGTCGGCATATTCACCGGCGATTGTCCGGTAAATGGCGGCGATTTTCGGGTCGAGGGGTTCTTTATCGTTGTGATGAGCCGTTTGCATAGTTCCAGCGCGGCCAGCCAGGCTGATCAAGACTGGCCGCGTCCAAGTTGTTGTCGGGTCAGAACGGGCTGGTGGGCCCGAGGTTGACGAGGATGGGCAAGGTCGGAGTTTGGGTTCCGCCGCCACGCTGGGCATTGGCGTCGGAGCCGCCCCTCATGGCATAAAACACGTGCCAGCAGAATTCGTTGATCGGCACTTGGTTCGTGTAGAACTCGGCAAGCGTTGCCACAAAGGCTGCCGTGTACAGCCCGACTTGCTTGCCGTTGGAAAAGATGCTGTTGGCCTGGGTGCCGGAGATGTTGGCGTAAACCTCGCTGAATGTGCCGGAAGCCAGCCTTTCTTTGCCGAAGTAATCAGGACCATCCATTTCCCGGTTGCATTGGGCGAAGAAGTAGACCCGGGCCCCTTTATCGGAAAAGCGCCGGATGAGTTCCGACTTGGAAACCATCCGGGTCGAGTCTTTCGGGAGTTCGAGGTCGTTGCCCCCGAGGTAATCCTTGCCGCCAAGATACGCGGCGTACCCGGTGAAGTAAACGACCACGGTGGCATTGTCGGGAAGGGAAGACGCTAGCTCAGAAGCGGCGGCCTGAATCGAGGACGCAGAAGCGTCGATCAACACCCGCACGTGTTCTGAAGCGTAGCCCGCATAGCGGGTGAGCGCCCCGGCAACCATTTCGGCATCGTTGCCAGCAAAGGAAAGACGGGAATCTTTGTTCGGCGAATTGGTGTTGCCAATGATGAGGGCGTACTTGGTCTCGACGGTCGGAACCGGTTCTTCACCATAGATTCCGGCGAGGTTGCCGAGGTCGGCGGGTTTGATCTTGATGATTTGGCCGCCGTTTGTACCGGTGGTGACTTTTGCGCCGCCAGAAGTTGTCGTGGTGTTCGGTTCCGGCTTGCCGCTGCCTTGGGATTTCACGGGCCCGGTCATGTCTTCTGGAGCAAGGAACGAACTGTCGACTTTCCAAGTTGCCGTCATGCCCGCAAGTTCGCCGAGTCCGTTTTTGTCGCCAAGGAGGGTGTAAACAGATTTGAGCGCCTTAAGGGTTTCCGGCGCGCTTTGTCCTTTGTCGGCCAGGCCGCGCAATTCTGCCGCGGCCAGCATTAAGTATTGCTGTTTGGTTGCATCGTCAGCCGCTGACAATCCAAGCCGGTAGGCGGAATAGGCGGCACCAAATTCCGGTGAATAGGCAGAGCCGTTGCGCCAGAGCCGGGGTTCAGTCACCGGCCCGGGCAGGCGTGTCGCCTCGGGCGAGTCGCCGGCCCGTTGGGATTTGGCACCCTGAAAGGCATCCCGCGCCGTCATCCAATCGCCTTCGGATGCCGCCCGCAGTGCCCGTTCATAGTCGCTCTGCCAATCGCAGGACGCAACCACGGCCAGCAACGCAGCGGCAGTCGCCAAGAACAATTTCAGGGTTCGTTGAATCATCATCGGTGGTTACTTTTGGGGCTTGTAAACGAATCCTAGACCAAAATCATACCGGCCAGTTTCGGTCGATCGAGCGACGTTGAAGTCGATGGAATAAGGTTGGCCATTCGGCCGGTATCCAAAGCCGAACGTAAAGGCGTTCCGGGAACTGAAGCCGTCACCCATGCTGGGAACCCCTTGGAATCCAAACCGGAGGGGGATCCGGGCATTATATCGGGAGAAGTTGTATTCGAGCCCCAAGCCATAGCCCAATGTGTTGTCCCGGCCAAAGCGGTCGGTGGCTTTTCCGCCAAAGTTGTAGTCCACTTGGGCGGCCCACACCAAGAACTCCTCGCCTTTCCCGACGCCTTTCATCTGCCCAGCCGCGCCAAAGCTCAGCTTGCCGGGGATGACGTCGTAAATGGCCGACGTCTCATTGTTGTTGGTCAGGTTGATTGGAGTCCGAATCGAAAGCCCCCATTGGGCGCTCCCATCAGCTTCCAGATATCCCTGCACACCGGCGACCAATCCGACTCCAAAGCCGTTGCTGGAGGCATCAAAGCTGCTGTTGCCGACCGGGGTGTTGCCATTGAACAAGGTGTAGCTTTGCGAAAACTTTACATATTGGTTGGCCAGCACGATCCCGACGCCGGCATTGAACCCGTTGCCGATCTGGCGGCCATAGGAGACGGTGAAGAAGTCGGTTTGCGCTCGGGATTCCTCGTTCAACCCTTGAACCGTCAACGCCCCATTAGAAAGGTTGTTGCCGTTCGTGCGGTTGTCGATGTGCCCGCCGATGGTGTAGCTGACACCGAGCGTTCCGCCCTTCATGGGCATTGCATAACCCACATGGGACAGCGCCGTGCGGCCCGGCTGTTCGGTGAAGTCGAAGTTGCGGTCGTTGAAGTTCCCAAATGCGGTCGTTGTGGATTTCGGCAAATTGCGGAACGATGTCCCAACCGTCGGCTCCGTGATGTAGGCCAATCCGGCTGGGTTATCGAGCGCCGAATAGGTCGTCGAGTCTGTGACCCGTGTAGCACCGCCCACGCCCATCGCCCGCCCGCCAGAATCCAAGGCGGTCAAGAGGTCGGGAACCTGAGCGAACGCCGCCCCGCTGGCGGCCAGCAGGGCGGCGAGGACGATCGGTTTGCACGCGTTTTGCATCACTTTCTCAACCCGTTATTATTACCTGTCATTTCCTTGTACTTAGTGACGGCGGCGCAAACCGAAGATGATTGTGCCCTTCCGCCACATGATCCCTTTGTCGACAACTGTGTCGCTACCAGGTTCTTCGGAAGATTGGTTCCCGTTTTGGATATGGACTCCACTCCGGTTCCGTTCGATTCTCACCGTCTGTTCCACAGCGGAGTTGCCCGCTTTGTCGGTGGCTTGAACCACCACATCGAAGATGGATGGAAGTTGGGATATATCGCGGATCCGGCCGGTCCAGTTCATCGTGGCGCCGTTGTTGTTCACGCTGCGTCGGGCGACCCGGGTGACG from Armatimonadota bacterium includes:
- a CDS encoding NAD(P)-dependent oxidoreductase, whose amino-acid sequence is MDRHAVGFVGLGTMGSPMAGHLATTGTPTWVWNRTPGKEAHAVSCGARVAADLHEMASACPIVCLCLGRTEDVAAIVHVLLGSMPEGGLLIDHSTISPSGARKIHEQCAEKGIGFVDAPITGGSMGAQNGTLTIFCGGAESDFARAEPILRAYGKRIAYVGGPGQGQMMKMANQIAVGGALLGLCESLAFANQAGLDLATTRDLLSTGAAGSWAFENYGPKIISGDHSPGFSVKNQRKDFGYCLESAADAGMALPATELADRLLAALTAAGREEEATTALFDVLCQGVPT
- a CDS encoding nucleotide exchange factor GrpE, whose amino-acid sequence is MSENEGQTTPQDTPRVDVSEPQAEALGDSESAETVDPRDILIAGLKEELKRTSDDLLRQLAEAQNIQRRLKQQMDQDRKYAVEGLIRNLIPVLDNFDRSIAAAEQGASPEAVIDGIRAMHKSLQRALEPVGLIRITAVGLPFDPERHEALATVETSDVPPETVTDEIEPGYILADRVVRPARVRVSRAPGEG
- the glmM gene encoding phosphoglucosamine mutase — encoded protein: MGSLFGTDGVRGVANHKLTPEIAFQIGQAAGVWLKSQPNLHHRVAIGRDTRRSGPMLGAALASGFCSAGIDAATLGFFPTGGVSYVTRTGDYGMGAVISASHNPAPDNGIKLIAHSGTKVPAEVEAFVESHLGAELPTRPVGADLGMLAPAAGEAERYLQWLGSLVPERLDGLKIAVDAANGAAFELGARLFRDLGAEVVSAGDQPDGMNINSGCGATHPAFIQELAKSHRCDLGIAFDGDADRAVFADSQGRLINGDRTMAIWCAHQMKHGELSPALVVGTVMSNGGFESYMRSQGIQLIRVDVGDKYVAAKLRETGGKVGGEQSGHIIFSDHVPTGDGLVTALMLAKVLRNQGKSAAELYDSFENWPQILVNLEVERKEGWDSNSVIQGKISEAESALAGHGRVNVRASGTQPILRVMVESSDCRDRDHAAGLITDAILAELGGTVYSRVDLTHALGD
- a CDS encoding type III pantothenate kinase gives rise to the protein MLWAIDIGNTQVNVGVHDGTRWLASWRHETDHQRTEDEIAGLLFPLAQFAGIAFSDCCSVVVGSVVPPVDVNWHRFALKYLGCEARFLRGGDQVGLKVDYDPPRAVGADRIANALGALARLQPPLVVVDFGTATTFDCVDRSGAYTGGAIMPGLMVSLDSLVGRTAKLPAVAIEAPNRTVGKNTVESLQSGVVLGYAEAIDGLIRRIRAELGDPCPAVATGGLGQTFVGLCQEISEYDPTLTLEGLRIAAGKMA
- a CDS encoding caspase family protein, producing MIQRTLKLFLATAAALLAVVASCDWQSDYERALRAASEGDWMTARDAFQGAKSQRAGDSPEATRLPGPVTEPRLWRNGSAYSPEFGAAYSAYRLGLSAADDATKQQYLMLAAAELRGLADKGQSAPETLKALKSVYTLLGDKNGLGELAGMTATWKVDSSFLAPEDMTGPVKSQGSGKPEPNTTTTSGGAKVTTGTNGGQIIKIKPADLGNLAGIYGEEPVPTVETKYALIIGNTNSPNKDSRLSFAGNDAEMVAGALTRYAGYASEHVRVLIDASASSIQAAASELASSLPDNATVVVYFTGYAAYLGGKDYLGGNDLELPKDSTRMVSKSELIRRFSDKGARVYFFAQCNREMDGPDYFGKERLASGTFSEVYANISGTQANSIFSNGKQVGLYTAAFVATLAEFYTNQVPINEFCWHVFYAMRGGSDANAQRGGGTQTPTLPILVNLGPTSPF